The following are encoded together in the Lathyrus oleraceus cultivar Zhongwan6 chromosome 3, CAAS_Psat_ZW6_1.0, whole genome shotgun sequence genome:
- the LOC127128405 gene encoding uncharacterized protein LOC127128405: MYNNVRPQLGVPQFYSQPPTSSQPNVLGNAFNAAGSGLIRGGLGAYGEKIFGSSSEYVQSNISRYFSDPQYYFQVNDHYVKNKLKVVLFPFLHRGHWTRITEPVGGRLSYKPPIHDINAPDLYIPLMAFGTYVVLAGISLGLRGKFSPEALNWLFIKGLVGWFMQTALLKATLLSLGSGEAPLLDIIAYAGYTFAGISLAVVGKIISGYSYYVLMPWTCLCMGVFLVKTMKRVLFAEVRSYDSSKHHYLLLFIAFAQFPLFIWLGNITVNWFI; encoded by the exons ATGTATAATAATGTCAGGCCGCAACTAGGGGTGCCTCAATTTTATTCTCAACCTCCAACAAGCTCACAACCTAATGTTTTAGGAAATGCATTTAATGCTGCCGGTTCTGGACTCATTCGAGGTGGGTTGGGTGCTTATGGAGAAAAAATATTCGGATCAAGCTCTGAGTACGTCCAAAGCAAT ATAAGTCGGTATTTCTCTGACCCCCAATATTACTTCCAAGTGAATGACCACTATGTTAAGAACAAATTAAAGGTGGTTTTATTCCCATTCCTGCACCGG GGTCATTGGACTAGAATTACCGAACCAGTGGGAGGTAGACTCTCTTATAAACCTCCAATTCATGACATAAATGCACCTGACCTGTACATTCCGTTGATGGCATTTGGTACCTATGTTGTTCTTGCTGGCATTTCACTCGGTCTTCGTGGAAA GTTTAGTCCGGAAGCATtaaactggttattcatcaagGGATTGGTTGGTTGGTTTATGCAAACAGCGCTTCTTAAAGCGACATTACTTTCATTAGGAAGTGGAGAAGCGCCACTACTGGACATTATAGCATACGCAGGGTACACTTTTGCGGGCATATCTTTGGCTGTTGTTGGAAAAATAATCTCCGGTTACTCGTACTACGTTCTGATGCCATGGACCTGCTTATGCATGGGAGTATTCTTAGTTAAAACAATGAAAAGAGTCCTTTTTGCAGAAGTGAGGAGTTATGACTCAAGTAAACACCATTATCTCTTGCTGTTTATTGCTTTTGCTCAGTTCCCATTGTTCATATGGCTTGGAAACATTACTGTCAATTGGTTTATATGA